One Rosa chinensis cultivar Old Blush chromosome 5, RchiOBHm-V2, whole genome shotgun sequence genomic region harbors:
- the LOC112167236 gene encoding uncharacterized protein LOC112167236, whose amino-acid sequence MDRPPDTMVEEKEELMVSPTGGDPFHKIAHFLKPIVPSSVFKFPNESFSSLPSHFGPRECPLEVEFPGWRIQLQEDWTAWVDRLASLHQSTWKKAGIYEAIFNSTYQIRRNTELIYGLAEKWCSETNSFIFAWGEATITLEDLMVMGGYSVLGESIFNLLENRELKEIEEKLNEVRTEINRGASRRPSASLWLKKFKNNGSELEHEAFLVMWLCRCLRASELSGFGTIEQYLPHRVAMQFGFDQDIPCVVARSNQSSDRAWNHYIKKFGNASLYVPSRFLKAYISTRYLKWWKESMLGLKKTITPKLKKSKCIGGSQMRAKPAPVHPGSAPKKAVEGSKKRKKNHDFILPSVSNPKYSEKLELLSKGRNEESFVDTMKSTRSGTEDLLNEVLIEGSKADRNLKNVIGSTARSSDMASIVDSECASNSSLNEKRVSVLKDRVSRLGFITSVLIANYSGNKLEQKLMKQAPL is encoded by the exons ATGGATCGTCCACCGGACACCATGgttgaagagaaagaagagctcATGGTTTCACCAACTGGTGGAGACCCATTTCACAAAATAGCCCATTTTCTGAAACCGATAGTGCCTTCCTCTGTTTTTAAGTTCCCTAATGAATCTTTCTCCTCCCTCCCTTCACATTTTGGGCCAAGAGAATGCCCTTTAGAGGTAGAATTCCCTGGGTGGAGAATTCAGCTTCAAGAAGATTGGACTGCTTGGGTTGACCGATTGGCTTCACTTCACCAATCCACATGGAAGAAAGCTGGTATATATGAAGCAATCTTCAACTCGACGTACCAAATAAGAAGAAACACCGAGTTGATATATGGGTTGGCAGAGAAATGGTGTTCTGAAACTAATAGTTTCATTTTTGCATGGGGTGAAGCAACAATTACATTAGAGGATTTGATGGTGATGGGTGGCTATTCCGTTCTTGGAGAGTCGATTTTCAACCTTCTTGAAAACAGAGAGCTCAAGGAAATAGAAGAGAAACTTAATGAAGTGAGAACAGAAATAAACAGGGGTGCGTCGCGCAGACCTTCCGCTAGCTTATGGTTGAAGAAGTTCAAAAACAATGGCAGTGAATTGGAGCATGAAGCATTTCTTGTGATGTGGTTGTGCAG ATGCTTGAGGGCCAGTGAGCTGTCTGGATTTGGTACTATTGAGCAGTACCTTCCACATAGAGTAGCAATGCAGTTTGGATTTGATCAAGACATTCCATGTGTTGTCGCTCGATCCAATCAGAGTTCTGATAGAGCTTGGAATCATTACATCAAGAAATTTGGGAATGCTAGTTTATATGTTCCATCCAGGTTTTTGAAGGCATATATAAGCACAAGATACTTGAAGTGGTGGAAGGAATCAATGTTGGGTCTCAAAAAGACTATCACTccaaaattaaagaaatcaaaGTGTATTGGAGGATCACAAATGAGGGCTAAACCAGCCCCTGTACATCCTGGTTCTGCCCCCAAGAAAGCTGTAGAAGGATCTAAGAAACGGAAGAAGAATCACGATTTCATCCTTCCTTCTGTTTCTAATCCAAAGTATTCCGAAAAATTGGAGCTGCTTTCAAAAGGAAGGAATGAAG AAAGTTTCGTTGATACTATGAAGTCAACGAGATCAGGGACAGAGGATTTGTTGAATGAAGTTTTGATTGAAGGGTCCAAGGCTGACAGAAACTTGAAAAATGTTATTGGGAGTACTGCAAGAAGTTCAGATATGGCAAGCATTGTTGACAGTGAATGTGCTAGCAACAGCTCTCTAAATGAGAAACGGGTGTCAGTGCTTAAAGATAGGGTCAGCAGGCTTGGATTTATAACTAGTGTGTTAATAGCAAATTATTCTGGGAACAAGCTAGAGCAAAAGCTTATGAAACAAGCCCCGCTCTGA
- the LOC112201824 gene encoding uncharacterized protein LOC112201824, translating into MEAEMNKKKLAAGLVILTVFISRIGAWTGEINGGVICDVCGDSALGPEDHILEGAEVAVLCITKSGEVLNYQAFTNAKGRYTVAETMPESDRWDACLARPISSFHEHCTHLRGASSGVKFSYNHPSGYSHTVRTFVYRPSSVPAYCI; encoded by the exons ATGGAAGCAGAgatgaacaagaagaagctGGCGGCGGGCCTTGTCATCCTTACAGTCTTCATTTCCCGCATCGGAGCTTGGACCGGTGAAATCAACGGCGGAGTTATCTGTGATGTTTGCGGCGACTCCGCCCTCGGACCTGAAGATCATATTCTAGAAG GTGCTGAGGTTGCTGTTCTATGCATCACAAAATCTGGGGAAGTTCTAAATTACCAGGCATTCACGAATGCTAAGGGGAGATATACAGTGGCAGAGACGATGCCTGAAAGTGACCGCTGGGATGCGTGCCTGGCACGACCTATCAGCAGCTTCCATGAGCACTGCACTCATCTCAGGGGTGCCAGCTCAGGAGTAAAGTTCAGTTATAATCACCCATCAGGTTATTCTCACACCGTCAGAACTTTCGTCTATCGACCGTCTAGTGTACCAGCATACTGCATTTGA
- the LOC112203672 gene encoding putative calcium-transporting ATPase 13, plasma membrane-type, whose product MGIQGTEVAKESSDIIITDDNYASVVSVLACGRCVYHNTQKLVQFQLTANVAGLLINFAVAASSRQVPFTIVRSIWLHMIMDTLLALALTKDKPTKELMEKPPAGRTEPFITNVMCRKLLAQALYQTTVLLILQFRGEAMFGVNNKVNGTLIFNTYVFCQIFNSLMQGRLRRRISLGIIHTDKLFMGIIAVAVILQIVTVEFLSTFEDFNLWGVCLGIAAISWPIGWVVKCIPVPQKPIFHYLKMKMN is encoded by the coding sequence ATGGGAATTCAAGGAACAGAAGTTGCCAAGGAAAGCTCAGATATTATAATCACGGATGATAACTATGCTTCAGTGGTCAGTGTTTTGGCATGCGGAAGATGTGTTTATCACAATACGCAGAAGCTCGTCCAATTCCAGCTCACAGCAAATGTTGCTGGTCTTTTGATCAACTTTGCAGTAGCAGCTTCATCAAGGCAAGTGCCATTTACGATAGTTCGTTCAATTTGGTTGCACATGATTATGGACACACTACTAGCTCTGGCTCTTACCAAGGATAAACCCACAAAAGAACTCATGGAAAAGCCACCGGCGGGCAGAACTGAGCCCTTCATCACCAATGTCATGTGCAGGAAGCTCTTGGCTCAAGCTCTGTATCAAACAACTGTCCTCTTGATATTACAGTTCAGGGGAGAAGCAATGTTTGGTGTTAATAATAAGGTAAATGGCACCTTGATCTTTAATACTTACGTGTTTTGCCAGATATTCAATAGTTTAATGCAAGGAAGATTGAGAAGAAGGATATCTTTAGGTATTATCCACACCGACAAATTGTTCATGGGGATAATTGCAGTGGCAGTTATTCTACAGATTGTGACAGTGGAATTTCTAAGCACATTTGAAGATTTCAACCTATGGGGAGTATGTCTTGGAATTGCAGCCATTTCTTGGCCAATCGGTTGGGTTGTTAAGTGTATACCTGTGCCACAGAAACCCATTTTCCACTacctgaagatgaagatgaactgA